The Mesorhizobium sp. M1D.F.Ca.ET.043.01.1.1 genome contains a region encoding:
- a CDS encoding L,D-transpeptidase — protein MKTAFTFVLGAAAVLTAGATTSFANDRYADRPPVMVSPDLSAPWLLQLGHAPGIVRPARQATQQRLFQAQPGQQSTAAVQQPAKRMVMRPQINPIYLPQEVTYDGPQKPGTIVIDTHQNFLFLVEQNGKARRYGVGTGKPGFEWSGTHKITDKKVWPDWRPPAVMIKREAAKGRYLPTYLAGGIENPLGARALYLGTTEYRIHGTNQPWTIGGAVSSGCIRMRNEDVVDLYERVKVGTTVEVI, from the coding sequence ATGAAGACAGCGTTCACTTTCGTGCTCGGCGCGGCCGCGGTGCTTACCGCCGGCGCGACGACCTCTTTCGCCAATGACCGTTACGCGGACAGGCCGCCGGTGATGGTGAGCCCCGACCTTTCGGCACCCTGGTTGCTGCAGCTTGGCCATGCGCCCGGCATCGTGCGCCCGGCCCGGCAGGCGACGCAGCAGCGGCTTTTCCAGGCGCAACCCGGCCAGCAGAGCACGGCTGCCGTGCAGCAGCCGGCCAAGCGCATGGTGATGCGGCCGCAGATCAACCCGATCTACCTGCCGCAGGAAGTCACCTATGACGGCCCGCAGAAGCCTGGCACCATCGTCATCGACACCCACCAGAACTTCCTCTTCCTGGTCGAGCAGAACGGCAAGGCGCGGCGCTACGGCGTCGGCACCGGCAAGCCCGGCTTCGAATGGTCGGGCACACACAAGATCACCGACAAGAAGGTGTGGCCGGACTGGCGCCCGCCGGCGGTGATGATCAAGCGCGAGGCAGCCAAGGGCCGCTACCTGCCGACCTATCTGGCCGGCGGCATCGAGAACCCGCTCGGCGCGCGCGCGCTCTATCTCGGCACCACCGAATACCGTATCCACGGCACCAACCAGCCCTGGACGATCGGCGGCGCGGTGTCGTCGGGCTGCATCCGGATGCGCAATGAGGATGTCGTCGACCTTTACGAGCGCGTGAAAGTCGGAACGACGGTCGAGGTGATATAG